Proteins from one Podospora pseudoanserina strain CBS 124.78 chromosome 1, whole genome shotgun sequence genomic window:
- a CDS encoding hypothetical protein (EggNog:ENOG503Q4WF; COG:S), with product MATKPTIVTEVNVLVDPEDANIDIVAIPGLGANPVKSWMWDEKDEKSFNWLKDKEGIKKDFPQARIMLYHYASAYQGTFKVRQYMSNIADTMLVSLKQRREEPKECRRRPIVLIGHSMGGLVAAKGLTLAEQRRDKFPDVYEGIVGILTFGTPFGGAPVADIATEWTKLNEHTGKAITSKLLDLLTPGNENLRELKHDFVRSAMKLGQKVDLHCFWEQNETRWDKVMEKLAPTDFPISTLEKLKLREYREFVGRESATLPGASETGLTRTHRDLVRFESCKDSQYQLVRAALKSIVHSAARNAKGRFNCMRQFSIKPETHKAVIDALDGADVQKKFRSLSQRLASDSWILSEPEFQDWMDSKSKTDDFLWIYGGEGKGKTPAATAVVKSVESAICKEEMESSDRAPTLLAYFFCDQVPDFCTAEDVVKSLLRQLCLQQDTLANYAKQFISRAPSEHSGSNGSNGSYNSTALGIENLCQSLRDMLTESTIGTVYFVICNLHELPEEEDSTKKLLSFVQSLIDSPQLQADKRVRTKWLFATRDRISIRGVLGSSDVVRQINLNDSEKYGDKVKLELQRHAWSKVDGLREQKGYNKAITYFAGSVIGNRAESTKWIDVAIVQLAALPAESNDIKVRKMLERVPQDFATLLDHAWRSEGLDAIKELLRALVLTYEDPTESELLVLAGLPASEAKHKEELFKTIQKCRPLLTLRKSGDEARIGFVNADVKKHLHKNSNKLLDLPEDAIQLQHGILALRCFSHIMDNLTAALQSTIVAKSPTSSQSQQTQHQPVAMQGPVTAAGPGAFGAPDIGDDTEDEEIEFDFDDDESTDLDSTAQAPDTPQQAPILPYATRYWLQHASEATRDIAERLSLEKAFWEPDSEIRHLWLTEFERLTGAFDGLVVDKRLKALHVAASVGFPRLVASLLKAGYDKEVNEYDTYDNAPLHLAALFGKADIIEQLLEVKSVKLDDAGKNSSACTPLSMAAARGKILVMKKLISKGANVNSIDVDIGPVINAAILSGNSDAVKLLIEHEAKLNYPEHEHEASDWPPPLALSALFSDLSMFQTILDAGNEVLSEEEYSKALVLASRSGRVEIVSLLFENEHGQDTFQKSLQAALEEENWDVTKLLLRHSQDMLDCNDVFEKASTSVESLEDVLDEIWRHRQGQINQEILNKCLYTATDNEKENTVKALLRMGADPNAEGTLFGNALTAAANDGVTTDDGNVPIVQALLEAGATVTSDSGWALQAAAEQGHLAAVKLLLDYGADINHFSVQHSSGTALQAACDCGHEEVVEYLLSKGADPNKGGGRYEYPIIVASMQPKILPHLLAAPGIELNVVGGPGHGSPLVYAAASLPAEYIVQLIQAGADVNMVDLDGDTPLMAAALVGDYECVKLLLEHGADIMTISPNRGTALEVALEEGHDECIKLLANRAVFIQRQLQISAEREEGLALEIIEQERENRRYLHQQQQQQQQQQQQQQQQQQQQQQQQQRIGSDFGQQEPELEDQIGRLRLQDDDHDVDVDSLSQGGDGNPYPTTGEEEDSYQQGSW from the exons ATGgccaccaaaccaacaatCGTCACAGAGGTCAACGTTCTTGTTGACCCTGAAGATGCCAACATAGA CATCGTGGCAATCCCTGGCCTTGGTGCCAACCCAGTTAAGAGCTGGATGTGGGACGAGAAGGACGAAAAAAGCTTCAACTGGCTGAAGGATAAAGAGGGTATCAAGAAGGACTTTCCACAGGCCCGCATCATGCTCTACCACTACGCCTCGGCCTATCAGGGTACCTTCAAGGTTAGGCAATACATGAGCAATATTGCAGATACCATGCTTGTCAGCCTGAAGCAGCGGAGAGAA GAGCCCAAGGAATGCCGCCGTCGGCCAATCGTATTGATTGGGCACAGCATGGGAGGTCTTGTGGCGGCCAAGGGTTTGACATTGGCCGAACAGCGCCGCGACAAATTTCCCGATGTGTACGAGGGAATTGTGGGAATCTTGACATTCGGTACACCTTTCGGTGGTGCTCCAGTTGCGGACATTGCCACAGAATGGACCAAGCTCAACGAGCACACAGGCAAGGCCATCACATCCAAGCTTCTTGACCTGCTGACGCCAGGGAACGAAAATTTGCGTGAGTTGAAGCATGATTTTGTACGATCTGCCATGAAGCTTGGCCAAAAAGTCGACCTCCATTGCTTCTGGGAGCAGAACGAGACACGCTGGGACAAGGTGATGGAGAAGTTGGCTCCTACTGACTTCCCTATCTCAACcctggagaagctcaagctcaGA GAATATCGGGAGTTCGTAGGCAGAGAGTCGGCCACTCTGCCTGGAGCATCCGAGACCGGGCTGACACGCACACACAGGGATCTTGTCCGTTTTGAAAGCTGCAAAGACTCACAGTACCAATTGGTGCGAGCAGCCTTGAAGAGTATTGTTCATAGCGCAGCGCGCAACGCCAAAGGTCGTTTCAACTGCATGCGCCAATTCAGCATCAAACCAGAAACACACAAAGCCGTGATTGATGCCCTCGACGGCGCTGACGTGCAAAAGAAGTTCAGATCACTCTCACAGCGGCTCGCTTCTGACTCATGGATCCTCTCAGAGCCGGAATTTCAGGATTGGATGGATAGCAAGAGCAAAACCGACGACTTTCTCTGGATTTacggtggggaggggaaagggaaaacGCCTGCTGCCACAGCCGTGGTCAAAAGCGTCGAGTCGGCAATTtgcaaggaggagatggaatCCTCGGACCGGGCTCCAACTTTGTTGGCATACTTCTTCTGCGACCAAGTCCCTGACTTTTGCACGGCCGAGGATGTGGTCAAATCTCTGCTCCGGCAACTCTGCCTTCAACAAGACACTCTTGCCAATTATGCCAAACAGTTCATCTCCAGGGCCCCGAGCGAACATAgcggcagcaacggcagcaacggcagctACAACAGCACCGCGCTCGGCATCGAGAACCTCTGCCAGAGTCTGCGAGACATGCTCACCGAGAGCACTATTGGAACTGTGTACTTCGTCATCTGCAACCTCCACGAGCTcccagaggaggaggactcAACCAAGAAGCTCTTATCCTTCGTGCAGTCGCTCATCGATTCACCTCAGCTCCAAGCTGACAAGCGCGTCCGTACCAAGTGGCTGTTCGCAACCAGGGACAGGATATCCATTCGAGGAGTGCTTGGATCAAGCGATGTGGTTCGCCAGATCAATCTCAACGATTCAGAAAAGTATGGAGACAAAGTTAAACTCGAACTGCAGCGACATGCCTGGAGCAAGGTCGACGGTCTGCGTGAGCAGAAAGGCTACAACAAGGCAATCACCTACTTCGCCGGCAGTGTTATTGGGAACCGTGCCGAGAGCACCAAGTGGATTGACGTGGCGATTGTGCAGCTAGCAGCGCTTCCGGCCGAGTCTAATGATATCAAGGTCCGGAAGATGCTAGAGCGTGTGCCGCAAGACTTTGCGACACTTTTGGATCATGCCTGGCGATCG GAAGGCCTCGATGCCATCAAGGAGCTCCTCCGCGCCCTTGTATTGACATACGAAGATCCCACGGAGAGTGAGCTGTTAGTGCTTGCCGGACTGCCAGCTAGTGAAGCAAAACACAAGGAGGAACTTTTCAAGACGATACAAAAGTGCAGACCCTTACTCACGCTTCGAAAGTCCGGTGACGAGGCTCGGATCGGCTTCGTCAACGCCGATGTCAAAAAGCACCTCCACAAGAACTCCAACAAGCTTCTCGATCTCCCCGAGGATGCCATTCAGCTCCAGCACGGAATTCTTGCCCTGCGATGCTTTTCGCATATCATGGATAACTTGACTGCAGCACTTCAGTCCACAATAGTTGCCAAGTCTCCTACGTCCAGCCAGAGTCAACAGActcaacaccagccagttGCCATGCAAGGGCCCGTCACTGCTGCCGGTCCTGGTGCTTTCGGGGCTCCTGATATCGGTGATGATactgaagatgaagagatCGAGTTCGAtttcgatgatgatgagagtaCCGACTTGGACTCAACTGCCCAAGCACCGGATACACCTCAGCAAGCACCAATTCTGCCGTATGCAACGAGATATTGGCTACAGCATGCGAGTGAGGCCACCAGAGATATCGCGGAAAGGCTCAGCTTGGAAAAGGCATTCTGGGAGCCAGACTCGGAGATTCGCCACTTGTGGCTGACGGAGTTTGAGAGGCTTACAGGCGCCTTTGACGGCTTGGTCGTCGATAAGCGCCTGAAAGCGCTACATGTGGCCGCATCGGTTGGGTTTCCTCGACTGGTCGCGTCGTTGCTCAAGGCAGGGTATGATAAGGAAGTGAACGAATACGATACGTATGACAACGCACCC CTCCACCTGGCTGCCCTCTTCGGCAAGGCAGACATCATCGAGCAGCTGCTTGAGGTCAAGAGTGTCAAACTCGATGACGCCGGCAAAAACAGTTCAGCATGTACCCCTCTTTCGATGGCCGCCGCGCGCGGCAAGATTCTCgtgatgaagaagctcaTCAGTAAAGGGGCCAATGTCAATTCAATCGATGTTGACATAGGTCCAGTCATCAACGCGGCTATTCTGTCCGGCAACAGCGATGCGGTAAAGCTGCTGATCGAACACGAAGCCAAACTGAACTACCCAGAGCATGAACACGAGGCCTCTGACTGGCCGCCGCCTCTTGCGCTCTCAGCCCTGTTTTCGGACCTGTCCATGTTCCAAACCATTTTAGACGCCGGGAACGAGGTTCTgagtgaggaggagtatAGCAAGGCTCTCGTCCTCGCATCCAGATCCGGCCGCGTCGAGATTGTGTCTTTATTGTTCGAAAACGAGCATGGTCAGGACACCTTTCAGAAGTCCCTCCAGGCCGCTCTTGAGGAAGAAAACTGGGATGTCACCAAGCTTCTTTTGCGCCACTCGCAAGATATGCTGGACTGCAACGACGTCTTTGAGAAAGCCTCAACAAGCGTCGAAAGCCTCGAAGACGTGCTAGATGAAATATGGAGGCATAGGCAAGGCCAGATCAACCAGGAAATCCTCAACAAATGCCTATATACGGCCACCGATAACGAGAAGGAGAATACCGTCAAGGCTCTCTTGAGGATGGGTGCTGATCCAAACGCGGAAGGCACTTT ATTTGGCAATGCGCTCACTGCTGCTGCAAATGACGGAGTCACCACGGATGATGGAAATGTGCCTATTGTGCAAGCCCTTCTCGAGGCCGGTGCTACTGTCACATCTGATTCCGGCTGGGCTCTTCAAGCCGCGGCCGAGCAAGGCCATCTAGCCGCTGTCAAGCTGCTCCTTGACTACGGAGCCGACATCAACCATTTCAGCGTCCAACACTCATCCGGCACCGCTCTTCAAGCAGCATGTGACTGCGGGCACGAAGAAGTCGTGGAGTATCTGCTCAGCAAAGGCGCAGACCCAAACAAAGGCGGCGGGCGATACGAGTATCCGATCATCGTGGCATCGATGCAGCCCAAAATTCTACCTCATCTTCTCGCCGCTCCGGGAATCGAACTCAATGTGGTTGGTGGACCAGGCCACGGGAGCCCGCTTGTTTACGCCGCGGCCTCGCTACCTGCTGAGTACATTGTACAGCTCATCCAGGCGGGTGCGGATGTAAACATGGTTGATTTAGATGGTGATACACCTCTCATGGCTGCGGCGTTGGTGGGTGACTATGAATGTgtgaagctgctgctggagcatGGGGCGGACATCATGACCATAAGCCCCAACAGGGGCACCGCTCTAGAAGTGGCGCTGGAAGAGGGGCACGACGAGTGCATAAAGCTACTGGCGAATAGAGCTGTCTTTATTCAGAGGCAATTGCAGATCTCTGCGGAGCGAGAGGAAGGGTTGGCATTGGAAATCATTGAgcaggagagagagaaccgGCGCTACctccatcagcagcagcagcaacaacaacaacaacaacaacaacaacaacaacaacaacaacaacaacaacaacaacaacaa cgtaTTGGTAGCGATTTTGGCCAGCAAGAACCCGAACTCGAGGACCAAATCGGCAGGCTGAGGCTACAGGACGACGATCACGATGTTGATGTGGACTCCTTGAGTCAGGGCGGCGATGGGAACCCTTACCCCACGaccggtgaagaagaggactCTTATCAACAAGGAAGCTGGTAG
- a CDS encoding hypothetical protein (COG:L; EggNog:ENOG503PXQB) produces MASSATPATPTLPKSSSPYIIEKKPIACGKYQGLGVLTYIDPRDKDEVIRERDFVFLRNYPDLHQPVGMLVPNIYRDSRGRWCTILVQQFRPQYEADTIEFPAGFVGRRRAETAEQAAVRELEEETTKTGLVIRPASPPLTSEPVPIAAKLSAVFVCARDKNGEEEGQQRLDKGEFTVEWEVPLRELETKLNELRDQHDVVVDPRVWMFAMGIRYAQELEL; encoded by the coding sequence ATGGCATCCTCAGCAACTCCGGCCACACCAACACTGCCCAAGTCAAGCTCCCCCTACATCATAGAGAAGAAGCCAATCGCCTGTGGCAAGTACCAAGGCCTCGGTGTTCTCACTTACATCGACCCAAGAGACAAAGACGAAGTGATCCGAGAACGGGACTTTGTCTTCCTCCGCAATTACCCTGACCTGCATCAGCCAGTCGGGATGCTGGTCCCCAACATCTACAGAGACTCCCGGGGCAGGTGGTGCACTATCCTGGTTCAGCAGTTCCGCCCCCAATACGAAGCCGACACGATCGAGTTCCCAGCTGGCTTTGTAGGCCGCCGCAGGGCCGAGACGGCAGAGCAGGCTGCTGTGAgggagctggaagaggaaaCTACCAAGACAGGCTTGGTGATTAGGCCAGCGAGCCCTCCGTTGACCTCGGAGCCGGTGCCTATTGCTGCGAAGCTCAGCGCAGTTTTTGTTTGTGCGAGAGATAAAaatggggaggaagaggggcagCAGAGGTTGGATAAGGGAGAGTTTACGGTTGAGTGGGAGGTGCCAttgagggagttggagacCAAGCTCAATGAGCTGAGAGATCAACACGacgttgttgttgatccGAGGGTCTGGATGTTTGCTATGGGAATTCGTTATGCACAGGAGCTCGAATTGTAG
- a CDS encoding hypothetical protein (EggNog:ENOG503P106), whose protein sequence is MAPLPASPFTCNILETNQENVQDDGNRLLDQFPASYRADPDDLRAPATPELDLIAQEINVKRLHGIIHLLWLAGRPVPPRPLHYQLALGREITVIERMEAHLVWGSGRIYLKPLPRYLLNPHFWTSYLSCSQCLPRQPLEAGPSPCPHPRLKSCALGFLLSYIALIAYENDFLIAKDKRLIPSEITWPQWRQLVREVLAGDGANRLYAHVNPRFIYGELRLNRLNLIFFALQGPLSTGFVATWNSYGAFYRDNSAWIITVIAYIVLVLSAAQVGLSTTRLAESDAFQDASYGFTIFSLVVPLFALAMLVGLSAVLWAYNVVRTRRFEAKRSKTLGRAWRGEKTESQQR, encoded by the coding sequence ATGGCGCCCTTACCAGCATCGCCCTTTACGTGCAATATTCTAGAGACAAATCAGGAAAACGTTCAAGACGACGGGAACAGGCTTCTTGACCAGTTTCCTGCCTCGTATCGGGCTGATCCCGACGACTTGCGGGCCCCAGCTACCCCCGAGTTAGACCTCATCGCCCAGGAGATAAACGTCAAGAGGCTGCATGGGATCATCCACCTACTGTGGCTTGCAGGGCGGCCCGTCccgcctcgccctctccactACCAGCTAGCCCTAGGGCGAGAGATCACCGTCATCGAACGAATGGAAGCCCACCTAGTCTGGGGCTCAGGCCGGATTTACCTCAAGCCCTTACCGCGCTACCTTCTAAACCCACACTTCTGGACCAGCTacctctcctgctcccaaTGCCTCCCCCGACAACCCCTAGAAGCTGGCCCATCCCCTtgcccccacccccgccttAAAAGCTGCGCCCTCGGATTCCTCCTCTCCTACATCGCCCTCATAGCCTACGAAAACGACTTCCTCATCGCCAAGGACAAACGCCTCATCCCATCAGAAATCACCTGGCCCCAATGGCGCCAGCTAGTCCGCGAAGTCCTCGCCGGCGACGGTGCCAACCGTTTGTACGCCCACGTCAACCCCCGATTCATCTACGGCGAGCTGAGGCTCAACAGGCTGAAcctcatcttcttcgccctccAGGGTCCCCTCTCCACCGGGTTCGTAGCCACCTGGAATTCCTACGGGGCTTTCTACCGCGACAACTCGGCCTGGATCATCACCGTCATAGCTtacatcgtcctcgtcctgtCTGCCGCCCAGGTCGGTCTTTCGACGACCCGGCTGGCCGAGAGCGACGCTTTCCAGGACGCGTCGTACGGCTTCACTATATTTTCATTGGTCGTTCCGCTCTTTGCTCTCGCTATGCTCGTCGGTTTGTCGGCTGTTTTGTGGGCGTACAATGTGGTGAGGACGAGGCGGTTCGAGGCCAAAAGATCAAAAACTCTCGGGAGGGCCTGGCGAGGGGAGAAGACAGAGTCGCAACAACGATAG
- the wis1 gene encoding MAP kinase kinase Wis1 (COG:T; EggNog:ENOG503NUU7), whose amino-acid sequence MADDNPRSDPVTPDEFAMSSPTSPASIDESSEASTPLDPPSSSSDAQPGFGSPSSDPPRRVPSLRTVSDPQGSAHMNPTSSVAGILNNARRPPPSANSLPMDIMARARALQEQRMGMARANAGASPMGGMSLNMGGMGGSISGGPMGAQMGGPMGGPMGGPMGGPMSGGLKLPGGMARPLPPGFAKSAPAVPGTGPRKPLSLSERRAMKMGNISESGTPSPAGTPKLSDMNQGDGPKRPSLNGEKHSSKLMDFKNYIDADKGWITFEGAATITRTGVNFAGGQTFSISLDEIDVMDELGKGNYGTVYKVRHARPKAPRFGQGLSHFKPLSRQSSLSEEDASAESPLSPTSNSGRTTSGVVMAMKEIRLELDEAKFTTILKELVILHECVSPYIIDFYGAFYQEGAVYMCIEYMDGGSIDKIYAGGIPENVLRKITYATIMGLKSLKDDHNIIHRDVKPTNILVNTNGQVKICDFGVSGNLVASIAKTNIGCQSYMAPERISGGAMAGAADGSYNVQSDIWSLGLTIIECAMGRYPYPPEISSTIFSQLSAIVEGDPPDLPDEGYSASAKDFVRCCLNKIPAKRHTYPMLLQHPWIKALGKPETITEDAEAEDAAADDELADAAGAMSIATPSGHIGQGDYEVAEWVNSVLDRKKNGLLGDLANKPALHAAPLDAVSPAGSPMTGA is encoded by the exons ATGGCGGACGACAACCCCCGATCGGACCCGGTGACTCCAGACGAGTTTGCCATGAGTAGTCCGACCTCACCCGCTTCCATTGACGAGTCCTCGGAAGCCAGCACACCTCTTGACCCCCCCAGTTCGAGTTCTGATGCCCAGCCGGGCTTTGGATCGCCTTCCAGCGACCCACCCCGCCGTGTACCCTCTCTCAGAACGGTTTCCGATCCTCAGGGCAGCGCGCACATGAACCCGACCTCGAGTGTCGCTGGCATTCTCAACAATGCTAGGAGACCGCCACCAAGTGCCAACAGCCTGCCCATGGACATCATGGCAAGAGCACGCGCATTACAAGAGCAACGCATGGGTATGGCCCGGGCCAATGCTGGCGCTTCCCCTATGGGCGGCATGAGTCTGAACATGGGAGGCATGGGAGGGTCAATATCAGGAGGGCCGATGGGAGCGCAGATGGGAGGGCCGATGGGGGGACCGATGGGAGGACCGATGGGAGGACCGATGTCGG GCGGGCTCAAGCTCCCCGGTGGCATGGCCCGACCCTTACCCCCTGGCTTTGCCAAGTCAGCTCCGGCTGTGCCAGGGACTGGTCCAAGGAAGCCTCTAAGCTTGAGCGAGAGGAGGGCCATGAAGATGGGGAATATATCAGAGTCAGGGACCCCTTCGCCAGCCGGTACACCCAAGCTGTCGGATATGAACCAGGGTGACGGGCCAAAACGGCCGTCTTTGAACGGAGAAAAGCACAGCTCGAAGCTTATGGACTTCAAGAATTACATCGACGCGGATAAGGGTTGGATCACCTTCGAAGGGGCGGCGACGATTACCCGCACGGGTGTCAACTTCGCCGGCGGGCAgaccttttccatctctttgGACGAAATCGACGTCATGGATGAACTCGGCAAGGGCAACTACGGCACTGTGTACAAGGTGCGCCATGCCCGACCAAAAGCACCACGCTTTGGGCAAGGCTTGTCCCATTTCAAGCCGCTTTCCCGCCAATCCTCTCTgtccgaggaggacgccTCCGCCGAGTCGCCATTAAGTCCAACCTCAAATAGCGGGCGGACCACCTCTGGTGTTGTCATGGCTATGAAAGAGATCCGACTCGAGCTGGACGAAGCCAAGTTTACGACCATTCTCAAGGAGCTGGTTATTCTCCACGAGTGTGTTTCCCCGTACATCATCGATTTCTATGGTGCCTTCTACCAAGAAGGTGCCGTCTATATGTGTATCGAATATATGGACGGTGGCAGTATCGACAAGATATATGCTGGCGGTATTCCCGAGAATGTCCTACGGAAAATTACCTATGCCACGATTATGGGTCTCAAAAGCCTCAAGGACGaccacaacatcatccaTCGCGACGTCAAGCCTACAAATATTCTAGTCAACACCAACGGACAAGTCAAAATTTGCGATTTTGGTGTCTCGGGCAACCTTGTGGCAAGTATCGCCAAGACCAACATTGGCTGCCAGAGCTACATGGCTCCGGAACGTATCAGCGGAGGCGCGATGGCTGGTGCTGCGGATGGCTCGTACAATGTCCAGAGTGATATCTGGAGCTTGGGCTTGACCATTATCGAATGTGCCATGGGAAGATACCCCTATCCGCCCGAGATCTCGAGCACCATCTTCAGCCAGCTCAGT GCCATTGTGGAGGGAGATCCGCCAGACCTCCCCGACGAGGGCTATTCCGCCTCTGCCAAAGACTTTGTCCGCTGTTGTCTCAACAAGATTCCTGCCAAACGTCACACCTACCCCATGCTCCTCCAACATCCCTGGATCAAGGCCCTCGGCAAGCCCGAGACCATCACAGAGGatgccgaagccgaagatgCGGCCGCGGATGACGAACTGGCGGACGCAGCGGGTGCGATGAGCATTGCCACCCCCTCAGGTCACATAGGACAAGGGGACTATGAGGTGGCCGAGTGGGTGAATAGTGTTTTGGACCGCAAGAAGAACGGGCTGCTGGGTGATTTGGCAAACAAGCCGGCTTTGCACGCTGCACCGCTTGATGCGGTGAGTCCTGCGGGCAGTCCAATGACTGGCGCTTGA
- a CDS encoding hypothetical protein (BUSCO:EOG092624SJ; EggNog:ENOG503NUHS; COG:S): MGFLELRAPTALRSAMMAAGEPWDNQITLTGSSPLAILTSSHDSHPPLDHLVLLVFGAVLEVVCVSLPGYVIARLGHFDADKQKFLANLNVMLFTPCLIFTKLASQLNAEKLVELGVIPIIFVIQTLVSYFVSRVVGKCFGFNRRASNFVTAMGVFGNSNSLPISLVISLSQTLKGLHWDRIKDDNDEEVAARGILYLMIFQQLGQLVRWSWGYHVLLAPKDKYDEYADETVEEGRYGALSPDGSSETQGLLVGVHPDTVGIERPSSPTHTDDSAVYEPAGRTPVAGSSRHSPHESDDEGHDAWKKPTGNCVDGANGTLNQLEGNEEDLNRILSFPRIRNNDEVETPKGVKGLPVRIGRATRKYQARVTNYICDISRKTYHSLPRPVQTLLSGIYSVCQRVYNFLWEFMNPPLWAMLLAILVASIKDLQELFFKDDTFVKTSVTAALRSSAGVAVPLILVVLGANLARNTQNHETVDPEEKEIGKKLLVASLISRMLLPTLIMAPILALFAKYVPVSILDDPIFVVVCFLLTGAPSALQLAQICQINGVYEGVMGRILFQSYVIWILPSTLVLVMCALEVLEWAA; encoded by the exons ATGGGTTTTCTTGAACTTCGGGCGCCCACGGCGTTGCGCTCGGCCATGATGGCTGCTGGCGAGCCGTGGGACAATCAAATAACACTAACAGGCTCCTCGCCGCTTGCTATTCTCACATCGTCCCACGACTCGCATCCACCACTCGACCACCTAGTCCTTCTCGTTTTCGGCGCCGTCCTCGAAGTTGTCTGCGTCAGTTTGCCAGGATACGTCATCGCGCGGCTAGGTCACTTTGATGCCGACAAGCAAAAGTTTCTAGCCAACCTCAATGTTATGCTATTCACGCCATGCCTGA TCTTCACCAAGCTCGCCTCCCAATTAAATGCCGAGAAGCTCGTCGAACTCGGcgtcatccccatcatctttgTTATTCAAACACTAGTCTCGTATTTTGTCTCTCGTGTGGTGGGAAAATGCTTTGGCTTCAACCGTCGCGCCTCCAACTTTGTCACCGCCATGGGCGTGTTCGGCAACTCAAACTCGCTGCCGATTTCTCTGGTTATTTCTCTTTCGCAGACACTTAAGGGTCTTCACTGGGACAGGATAAAAGATGAtaatgatgaggaggttgccgCAAGAGGTATCTTGTACCTCATGATTTTCCAGCAACTCGGGCAGCTAGTCAGATGGAGTTGGGGTTACCATGTTCTTTTGGCGCCAAAGGACAAGTATGACGAATATGCCGATGAGACTGTCGAGGAGGGTAGATACGGCGCGCTTTCGCCCGATGGATCATCAGAGACACAGGGTCTTCTCGTGGGTGTTCACCCAGACACCGTAGGCATCGAACGGCCTTCTAGCCCAACTCATACGGATGATTCGGCAGTTTACGAACCTGCCGGTCGAACACCTGTTGCTGGATCCTCGAGACACTCACCTCACGagtcggatgatgagggccACGATGCCTGGAAGAAACCCACCGGCAACTGTGTTGATGGTGCCAACGGCACTCTTAACCAGCTCGAAGGCAACGAAGAAGATCTTAACCGGATTTTGTCCTTTCCTCGAATTCGTAACAacgatgaggttgagacTCCTAAAGGTGTCAAGGGTCTTCCTGTGCGCATCGGCCGGGCCACGAGGAAATACCAAGCCCGGGTGACCAACTACATCTGCGACATCTCCCGCAAGACGTACCATTCGCTCCCCCGTCCCGTCCAGACACTTCTCTCAGGCATCTACTCCGTCTGCCAACGCGTCTACAACTTCCTTTGGGAATTCATGAACCCTCCTCTCTGGGCCAtgctcctcgccatcctggTTGCGTCGATCAAAGACCTTCAAGAGTTGTTCTTTAAGGACGACACCTTTGTGAAGACGTCGGTCACGGCTGCCCTCCGGTCATCGGCCGGTGTTGCCGTCCCTTTGATCCTGGTTGTCTTGGGTGCAAACCTGGCTCGGAATACGCAAAACCATGAGACTGTTGaccccgaggagaaggagatcgGCAAGAAGCTGCTGGTTGCCAGTTTGATCAGCaggatgctgctgccgacGTTGATTATGGCGCCTATTTTGGCCCTGTTTGCCAAATATGTGCCCGTCAGCATCTTGGACGACCCGAtctttgtggtggtgtgcttCCTTTTGACGGGGGCGCCGTCCGCGTTGCAGTTGGCGCAGATTTGCCAGATCAATGGGGTTTATGAGGGGGTTATGGGGAGGATTCTGTTTCAGAGTTATGTTATTTG GATCCTGCCTTCGACACTCGTCCTGGTGATGTGTGCgttggaggttttggagtgGGCTGCGTGA
- a CDS encoding hypothetical protein (EggNog:ENOG503P34M; COG:S), with protein sequence MEQQIPLSHEASAGDTNMRITNSLPTEVVQCLENARFLHLATCHDNVPHVSLMNYTYLPSSPYGNNLPEIVMTTNPASKKMNNLAANPNVSLLVHDWVSHRPTTTSQSRRLSNGHSPARADPPSSLAALLFNLNTSAVSSISATINGSARLVERGSEEEKYYQNIHLANNTFDSAAGPAEESTAREDDERARLHDARVIVVGIKDVRIADWKGAVRDWVISGEGEENRGQVNGI encoded by the exons ATGGAACAGCAAATACCCCTCTCCCACGAAGCCTCGGCCGGCGACACCAACATGCGcatcaccaactccctcccaacAGAAGTAGTCCAATGCCTCGAAAACGCCCGCTTCCTCCACCTGGCCACCTGCCACGACAACGTCCCCCACGTCTCCCTCATGAACTACACctacctcccctcctccccctacggcaacaacctccccgaaATCGTCATgaccaccaaccccgcctcCAAAAAGATGaacaacctcgccgccaaccccaacgtttccctcctcgtccatgaCT GGGTATCCCACCgcccaaccacaacctcccaatCCCGCCGCCTCTCCAACGGCCACTCCCCCGCCCGCGCcgatcccccctcctccctcgcagccctcctcttcaatcTCAACACCTCGgccgtctcctccatcagcgcGACCATAAACGGGTCCGCTCGCCTGGTGGAGCGcggcagcgaggaggagaagtacTACCAGAATATCCACCTGGCCAATAACACTTTTGATTCCGCCGCTGGCCCGGCCGAGGAGAGCACAGCGAGGGAAGACGACGAGCGGGCGAGGTTACATGATGCGAGGGTGATTGTGGTGGGGATAAAGGACGTCAGGATTGCGGATTGGAAGGGCGCGGTGAGGGATTGGGTGATTTcgggcgagggggaggagaataGGGGGCAGGTTAATGGGATTTGA